A single Anopheles arabiensis isolate DONGOLA chromosome 2, AaraD3, whole genome shotgun sequence DNA region contains:
- the LOC120908527 gene encoding uncharacterized protein LOC120908527 — MYTLGAMSCCCLVVSYHLIVNLVDRFSEVLRDLVYCRCRRAEQFDDCEVTAGDSLEPTVQLSASGVLTNKPRYVVINDTVELEPFYYDIDRRYCELLLRDRPAGTCIVRPFKLNHETIRYILSIRAPDTYFHLFIRHAGKNGMYALGLEKEQEKRFKFPTDIVRYYQAHLLECSRASRVCTKLQLQPLPISDVLEARRPNAPAKTT, encoded by the exons ATGTACACGCTCGGTGCGAtgagttgctgctgtttggtCGTTTCCTACCATTTGATCGTCAATTTAGTGGACCGTTTTTCGGAGGTGTTGCGCGATCTCGTGTACTGCCGTTGTCGACGGGCAGAGCAGTTTGATGACTGTGAAGTGACGGCGGGCGATTCCCTGGAGCCGACGGTCCAGCTGTCTGCATCCGGTGTGTTGACAAACAAACCACGCTACGTGGTGATCAATGATACGGTTGAGCTAGAACCCTTTTACTACGACATCGATCGACGATACTGTGAGCTACTTTTGCGGGATCGTCCCGCCGGGACGTGTATAGTGAGACCGTTCAAGCTAAAT CACGAAACGATTCGCTACATCCTTTCGATCCGTGCGCCGGACACTTACTTCCACCTGTTTATTCGACACGCCGGCAAGAATGGCATGTACGCCCTCGGGTTGGAAAAGGAGCAGGAAAAGCGGTTCAAGTTTCCCACCGACATCGTGCGCTACTACCAGGCCCACCTGCTCGAGTGTAGCCGGGCTAGCCGGGTGTGCACGAAGCTGCAGCTTCAGCCGCTCCCGATTTCGGACGTGCTCGAGGCGCGACGACCCAACGCTCCAGCAAAGACGACTTAA
- the LOC120908522 gene encoding uncharacterized protein LOC120908522 isoform X1 encodes MADSRERIRAPPRDGREGFTSPRQVLRRLMLLSEGRQYREAATVVGRLGPSVLRSVVAELPMDILIEALPHSTYLLESFFNRLNAVVATPRPDVPCEAIMWHLVKLFSNPHETGLRQRCMKLAQAIGIWQPSLRESLLARRKQLDQAIQGLGVHGLTADQTGSLISLHVALKNELQRHIDTYKAAIHKLEELSPVTSHQDPAQSSHQRLLAIGYGDIQQRLIDNKTLLTMLDKPALKQLAQLVENLSQRVQNDKEVLFCVGQIRRTDATANTEERPAAGLLMNYSRGCDTVLGLMGPIATLPPSSPTSNGCSSGGSDGYHSDSDIDETNSELVRQYSVMYSKNRIDTLDSLNALPQLKHAHQLKAKILFSIIVLAFRACHGLKERKVLEVRRTLFVLDANDDSTATLDRAVRQQLKETADRFPMGDVERQVANQVLSTLHEYPCLEACIPLIHYISDCVRLAWRMVNQTNPYYLDTDFTLGLLQPEKHERYPISEKRSDIIRAFLWPALMQNGHCVYKAVVAT; translated from the exons ATGGCGGACAGTCGCGAAAGAATCCGGGCCCCACCACGGGACGGGCGCGAAGGGTTCACCAGCCCGCGGCAGGTGCTCCGGCGGCTGATGCTGCTGTCGGAGGGCAGACAGTACCGGGAGGCTGCCACCGTCGTCGGACGCCTCGGACCGTCCGTGCTGCGGTCGGTTGTGGCCGAGCTGCCGATGGACATCCTGATCGAGGCGCTGCCTCACAGTACCTACCTGCTCGAGTCCTTCTTCAACCG ACTAAATGCCGTTGTGGCCACCCCACGTCCGGACGTCCCGTGCGAGGCGATCATGTGGCATCTGGTGAAGCTGTTCAGCAATCCGCACGAGACGGGCCTGCGGCAGCGATGCATGAAGCTCGCCCAAGCCATCGGTATCTGGCAGCCGTCCCTCAGGGAGTCGCTGCTCGCCCGCCGCAAACAGCTCGACCAAGCCATCCAAGGGTTGGGTGTGCACGGACTCACGGCAGATCAGACCGGCAGTCTCATCTCGCTGCACGTGGCGCTCAAGAATGAGCTCCAGCGGCACATCGACACGTACAAGGCGGCCATCCACAAGCTGGAGGAGCTGAGTCCGGTTACCTCCCATCAGGATCCTGCCCAATCGTCCCATCAGCGCCTGCTGGCGATCGGGTACGGGGACATTCAGCAGCGCCTGATCGACAACAAAACGTTGCTAACGATGTTAGACAAACCGGCGCTCAAGCAGCTGGCCCAGCTGGTGGAGAACCTGTCGCAGCGGGTACAGAACGACAAGGAGGTACTGTTTTGTGTGGGACAGATCCGTCGCACTGATGCGACGGCTAATACCGAGGAACGACCGGCGGCCGGGTTGCTGATGAACTACTCGCGAGGATGTGACACGGTACTGGGACTGATGGGACCGATCGCCACACTGCCTCCGAGCAGTCCTACCAGCAAtggatgcagcagcggtggcaGTGATGGCTACCATTCCGATTCTGACATTGATGAGACGAA TTCCGAGTTGGTACGACAGTACAGCGTGATGTACAGCAAAAATCGTATCGACACACTGGACTCGCTGAACGCACTACCGCAGCTCAAGCACGCCCATCAGCTCAAGGCAAAGATACTGTTCTCCATCATCGTG CTTGCCTTCCGTGCCTGCCACGGCCTGAAAGAGCGCAAGGTGCTCGAGGTACGCCGCACACTGTTCGTGCTGGACGCAAACGACGATTCGACGGCCACGCTCGATCGGGCAGTGCGGCAGCAGCTGAAGGAGACGGCCGACCGCTTCCCGATGGGTGACGTCGAGCGACAGGTCGCCAACCAGGTGCTGTCCACGCTGCACGAGTACCCCTGCCTGGAGGCTTGCATACCGCTCATCCACTACATCAGCGACTGCGTGCGATTAGCGTGGCGCATGGTGAACCAAACCAACCCGTACTATCTGGATACGGACTTTACTCTCG GTCTTCTGCAACCGGAGAAGCACGAACGATACCCGATATCCGAGAAGCGGTCCGACATTATCCGTGCGTTCTTGTGGCCAGCACTGATGCAGAATGGACACTGCGTGTACAAGGCGGTCGTCGCTACTTaa
- the LOC120908526 gene encoding putative eggshell protein, translating to MVRKATLCLLLVISCVVLVTQARPHGKEWKHGGGKDHHSEEHSSHGEKGEKGYKKKEEHDEGKKGHHDKEGHKKEYHDEGGHKKKHHDEGGYHHESKKGEKGEKGHKFEESGHFKKGHSTKGHHEIHKKDEFKKEKKFFDEDHDEAFDEKHGDFHEEHGYKKGGSEKGGHKKAGHHHDHYGKKGHKKKGSHHHDHKGHKEEHGHDKHWSHKEEFGKKGGKDHHKKWGHKKGGH from the coding sequence ATGGTGCGGAAAGCAACGTTATGCTTGCTGCTGGTGATAAGCTGCGTGGTGCTGGTGACGCAAGCCCGCCCTCACGGCAAGGAGTGGAAGCACGGCGGTGGCAAGGACCACCATTCGGAGGAGCATTCGTCGCACGGCGAGAAGGGTGAAAAGGGATacaagaagaaggaggagcACGACGAGGGCAAGAAGGGCCACCACGATAAGGAGGGCCACAAGAAGGAGTACCACGACGAGGGCGGCCACAAGAAGAAGCACCACGACGAGGGCGGCTATCATCACGAGAGCAAGAAGGGCGAGAAGGGTGAGAAGGGGCACAAGTTCGAGGAGAGCGGCCACTTTAAGAAGGGACACTCGACGAAGGGCCACCACGAGATCCACAAGAAGGACGAGTtcaagaaggagaaaaagttCTTCGACGAGGATCACGACGAGGCGTTCGATGAGAAGCATGGCGATTTCCACGAGGAGCATGGATACAAGAAGGGTGGCTCGGAGAAGGGCGGACACAAGAAGGCGGGCCATCACCATGACCACTATGGCAAGAAGGGTCACAAGAAGAAGGGCTCGCACCATCACGACCACAAGGGCCACAAGGAGGAGCACGGGCACGATAAGCACTGGAGCCACAAGGAGGAGTTTGGCAAGAAGGGCGGCAAGGACCATCACAAGAAGTGGGGTCACAAGAAGGGAGGCCACTAG
- the LOC120908522 gene encoding uncharacterized protein LOC120908522 isoform X2 yields MWHLVKLFSNPHETGLRQRCMKLAQAIGIWQPSLRESLLARRKQLDQAIQGLGVHGLTADQTGSLISLHVALKNELQRHIDTYKAAIHKLEELSPVTSHQDPAQSSHQRLLAIGYGDIQQRLIDNKTLLTMLDKPALKQLAQLVENLSQRVQNDKEVLFCVGQIRRTDATANTEERPAAGLLMNYSRGCDTVLGLMGPIATLPPSSPTSNGCSSGGSDGYHSDSDIDETNSELVRQYSVMYSKNRIDTLDSLNALPQLKHAHQLKAKILFSIIVLAFRACHGLKERKVLEVRRTLFVLDANDDSTATLDRAVRQQLKETADRFPMGDVERQVANQVLSTLHEYPCLEACIPLIHYISDCVRLAWRMVNQTNPYYLDTDFTLGLLQPEKHERYPISEKRSDIIRAFLWPALMQNGHCVYKAVVAT; encoded by the exons ATGTGGCATCTGGTGAAGCTGTTCAGCAATCCGCACGAGACGGGCCTGCGGCAGCGATGCATGAAGCTCGCCCAAGCCATCGGTATCTGGCAGCCGTCCCTCAGGGAGTCGCTGCTCGCCCGCCGCAAACAGCTCGACCAAGCCATCCAAGGGTTGGGTGTGCACGGACTCACGGCAGATCAGACCGGCAGTCTCATCTCGCTGCACGTGGCGCTCAAGAATGAGCTCCAGCGGCACATCGACACGTACAAGGCGGCCATCCACAAGCTGGAGGAGCTGAGTCCGGTTACCTCCCATCAGGATCCTGCCCAATCGTCCCATCAGCGCCTGCTGGCGATCGGGTACGGGGACATTCAGCAGCGCCTGATCGACAACAAAACGTTGCTAACGATGTTAGACAAACCGGCGCTCAAGCAGCTGGCCCAGCTGGTGGAGAACCTGTCGCAGCGGGTACAGAACGACAAGGAGGTACTGTTTTGTGTGGGACAGATCCGTCGCACTGATGCGACGGCTAATACCGAGGAACGACCGGCGGCCGGGTTGCTGATGAACTACTCGCGAGGATGTGACACGGTACTGGGACTGATGGGACCGATCGCCACACTGCCTCCGAGCAGTCCTACCAGCAAtggatgcagcagcggtggcaGTGATGGCTACCATTCCGATTCTGACATTGATGAGACGAA TTCCGAGTTGGTACGACAGTACAGCGTGATGTACAGCAAAAATCGTATCGACACACTGGACTCGCTGAACGCACTACCGCAGCTCAAGCACGCCCATCAGCTCAAGGCAAAGATACTGTTCTCCATCATCGTG CTTGCCTTCCGTGCCTGCCACGGCCTGAAAGAGCGCAAGGTGCTCGAGGTACGCCGCACACTGTTCGTGCTGGACGCAAACGACGATTCGACGGCCACGCTCGATCGGGCAGTGCGGCAGCAGCTGAAGGAGACGGCCGACCGCTTCCCGATGGGTGACGTCGAGCGACAGGTCGCCAACCAGGTGCTGTCCACGCTGCACGAGTACCCCTGCCTGGAGGCTTGCATACCGCTCATCCACTACATCAGCGACTGCGTGCGATTAGCGTGGCGCATGGTGAACCAAACCAACCCGTACTATCTGGATACGGACTTTACTCTCG GTCTTCTGCAACCGGAGAAGCACGAACGATACCCGATATCCGAGAAGCGGTCCGACATTATCCGTGCGTTCTTGTGGCCAGCACTGATGCAGAATGGACACTGCGTGTACAAGGCGGTCGTCGCTACTTaa